The Christiangramia flava JLT2011 genome has a segment encoding these proteins:
- a CDS encoding beta-ketoacyl-[acyl-carrier-protein] synthase family protein, with product MPGVAVTGMGIISSLGTSTAEHLKALKSEKDGITTPEILETSLDLPVAEIKLTNRELAEILHISEPHACTRAALLGIHAVRQLLQHSGWEKFPEGTGFISGTSVGGIDATEKYYYEYAAESSTRRFIKAQHPGFTTDQIAGYFSLNSMVTTINTACSSAANAIMQGARLIESGKLKRVIVGGTDCLTRFTLNGFHSLKILSETKNRAFDEDRDGLNLGEAAAFLMLEADEACQTKNVLGRVAGYGNANDAFHQTASSENGEGAFLAIQKALNKANVSASEIDYINAHGTGTINNDLSESHALKRVFGEKVPTFSSTKGFTGHTLGAAGGVEAVFSLLAIQHQLQFPNLNFKKPIKDTGLSPVTDLSSAKVNRVLSNSFGFGGNCTSLILSDND from the coding sequence ATGCCAGGAGTAGCCGTAACCGGAATGGGAATTATCTCTTCGTTGGGAACGTCTACCGCGGAGCACCTAAAGGCTTTAAAATCTGAAAAAGACGGGATTACCACCCCAGAAATTCTGGAAACAAGTTTAGATTTACCCGTTGCCGAGATCAAATTAACCAACCGGGAACTGGCTGAAATTCTTCATATTTCTGAACCTCATGCGTGTACCAGGGCGGCCTTGCTGGGAATTCATGCGGTGCGACAGTTGCTGCAACATTCTGGCTGGGAGAAATTTCCGGAAGGAACCGGTTTTATTTCCGGAACAAGTGTGGGCGGGATTGATGCCACTGAAAAGTACTATTACGAGTATGCTGCGGAATCTTCTACCAGGCGCTTTATCAAAGCACAGCACCCTGGTTTTACGACTGATCAGATCGCGGGATATTTCAGCTTAAATTCCATGGTCACTACCATCAACACCGCGTGTTCATCGGCTGCTAATGCCATCATGCAGGGTGCCAGGCTTATCGAAAGTGGAAAACTGAAACGAGTCATTGTGGGCGGAACCGATTGTCTAACCCGTTTTACGCTGAATGGCTTCCATTCGCTCAAGATCCTTTCCGAAACCAAAAACAGGGCTTTTGATGAGGACCGTGATGGCCTGAACCTTGGGGAAGCTGCAGCATTTTTGATGCTGGAGGCAGATGAAGCTTGTCAAACCAAAAATGTGCTCGGCAGGGTAGCCGGTTATGGAAATGCTAACGATGCATTTCACCAAACTGCCTCTTCGGAAAATGGAGAAGGCGCTTTTCTGGCGATACAAAAAGCATTAAACAAGGCCAATGTATCAGCTTCAGAAATCGATTATATCAACGCACACGGTACGGGAACCATCAATAATGACCTTTCTGAAAGCCATGCTTTAAAGCGGGTATTTGGTGAAAAAGTACCAACCTTCAGCAGTACCAAAGGCTTTACCGGGCATACGCTTGGCGCAGCCGGTGGAGTGGAAGCTGTTTTTAGTTTACTGGCAATTCAGCATCAACTCCAGTTTCCAAACCTGAATTTTAAAAAACCCATTAAGGACACGGGTTTGAGTCCGGTCACCGACCTGAGCTCTGCTAAAGTGAACAGGGTATTGTCCAACTCCTTCGGTTTTGGAGGAAATTGTACCTCTTTAATCCTGAGCGACAATGACTAA
- a CDS encoding phosphopantetheine-binding protein yields MSDLHKELKENIIEQLNLEDLQPSDIENDEPLFGDGLGLDSIDALELIVLLEKDYGIKLSDPQQGKEIFASVNTMAEFIEKNRTK; encoded by the coding sequence ATGAGTGACCTACACAAAGAATTGAAGGAAAATATTATCGAGCAGCTCAACCTTGAAGACCTGCAGCCGTCAGATATTGAAAATGATGAACCGCTTTTTGGTGATGGCCTTGGTTTGGATAGCATCGATGCACTGGAACTAATCGTATTGCTCGAAAAAGACTACGGAATCAAGCTTTCTGACCCTCAACAGGGAAAAGAAATATTCGCCTCGGTGAACACGATGGCAGAATTTATCGAGAAAAACCGCACCAAATAA